A window from Chiloscyllium punctatum isolate Juve2018m chromosome 3, sChiPun1.3, whole genome shotgun sequence encodes these proteins:
- the LOC140453639 gene encoding LOW QUALITY PROTEIN: tubulin beta chain-like (The sequence of the model RefSeq protein was modified relative to this genomic sequence to represent the inferred CDS: substituted 1 base at 1 genomic stop codon) — protein sequence MDHRLHAVAQLHYNRTLTVPELSKQMFDAKNMMAACDPRHGRYLTVAAVFWGRMSMNEVNEQALNIQNKNSPYFVEWIPNNVKTAVCDIPPRGLRMAATFIGNTTAIQELFKRIGEQFSAMFRRKTFLHWYTGEGMDXVEFTEAEADMLDLIAEYQYYQEVQVNEGAQYYVDEVDDDEES from the coding sequence GACCCTGACAGTACCTGAGCTTAGCAAACAAATGTTTGATGCCAAGAACATGATGGCAGCCTGTGATCCTCGACACGGCCGCTACCTGACCGTTGCTGCTGTTTTCTGGGGTCGCATGTCCATGAATGAGGTGAATGAACAGGCGTTGAACATCCAGAACAAAAACAGTCCTTATTTTGTGGAGTGGATCCCCAACAATGTCAAGACAGCTGTCTGTGACATCCCACCCCGAGGCCTCAGAATGGCAGCCACCTTCATTGGCAACACGACGGCCATCCAGGAGCTGTTCAAGCGCATTGGTGAGCAGTTTTCTGCTATGTTCCGGAGGAAGACCTTCTTGCATTGGTACACCGGTGAGGGCATGGATTAGGTGGAATTTACAGAGGCTGAGGCTGACATGCTGGATCTGATAGCTGAGTACCAGTACTATCAGGAAGTTCAAGTGAATGAGGGGGCTCAGTATTATGTAGATGAAGTTGATGATGATGAAGAATCCTGA